Proteins encoded within one genomic window of Brenneria nigrifluens DSM 30175 = ATCC 13028:
- a CDS encoding MFS transporter, which produces MSAYSRPVLLLLCGLLLLTVSIAVLNTLVPLWLNYQQLPVWQVGLIGSSYFGGNLVGTLWAGKLIRLYGFNRSYYCAAILFAIASVSLGISVDFWSWLFWRFLAGVGCALIWVTVESALLCTGTAAQRGQLLAAYMMAYYFGSVIGQLLLSILPTALPSVLPWAAALVILAMLPLLFTYIPAPMNQEKKVNVWQMLKYRSARLGIRGCVISGVILGSLYGLMPLYLSHQGMSDGRVGYWMALLISAGIVGQWPVGRLADRYGRLLVLRVLVFAVIVGCLAMLSISNYALAPALFVLGCSGFTLYPVAMSWACEKVRPDELIAMNQALLLSYTLGSLCGPGLAAVLMQTYSDRLLFVLIALVSLYYLVMLLKKADHHPKPFAAA; this is translated from the coding sequence ATGTCTGCTTATTCACGCCCAGTGCTGTTATTGCTCTGCGGCCTTTTGCTGCTGACCGTCAGCATTGCCGTACTGAATACGCTGGTGCCGCTTTGGCTGAATTATCAGCAGCTTCCGGTCTGGCAGGTGGGACTTATCGGGTCGTCCTATTTCGGCGGCAACCTGGTCGGGACATTATGGGCAGGTAAATTAATCAGGCTCTATGGATTTAATCGCAGCTATTACTGCGCCGCCATATTATTCGCGATAGCCTCTGTTAGCCTGGGGATTTCTGTTGATTTCTGGAGCTGGCTATTCTGGCGTTTTCTCGCCGGCGTGGGTTGCGCATTAATCTGGGTTACCGTGGAAAGCGCTTTGTTGTGTACCGGAACGGCGGCACAGCGGGGGCAACTTTTAGCCGCTTATATGATGGCGTATTACTTTGGCAGCGTAATAGGACAGTTATTGCTGAGTATTTTGCCAACGGCGTTGCCGAGCGTTTTACCCTGGGCCGCCGCGTTGGTAATTCTGGCGATGTTGCCTCTGCTGTTTACTTATATTCCCGCGCCAATGAACCAGGAGAAAAAAGTAAACGTATGGCAGATGCTGAAATACCGCAGCGCGCGGTTAGGCATCCGCGGCTGCGTGATCTCCGGGGTTATTCTGGGGTCGCTGTATGGGTTAATGCCGCTCTATCTTTCCCATCAGGGAATGAGCGATGGGCGGGTGGGATACTGGATGGCGTTGCTGATTAGCGCGGGTATTGTCGGGCAGTGGCCTGTCGGACGCCTGGCCGACAGGTATGGCCGCCTGCTGGTGCTGCGGGTGTTGGTTTTCGCCGTTATTGTCGGCTGTCTCGCCATGTTAAGCATCAGCAATTATGCGCTGGCGCCGGCGTTGTTTGTGTTGGGGTGCTCAGGTTTTACGCTCTATCCCGTTGCCATGTCATGGGCGTGTGAAAAAGTTCGCCCCGATGAATTAATCGCCATGAATCAGGCGCTATTGCTGAGTTACACGCTCGGCAGCCTGTGCGGGCCCGGCCTGGCGGCGGTGCTGATGCAGACCTATTCGGATCGGTTGCTGTTTGTGCTGATCGCCTTGGTTTCATTGTACTATCTGGTCATGTTGCTGAAGAAAGCCGATCACCATCCCAAGCCATTTGCCGCGGCTTGA
- a CDS encoding hydantoinase/oxoprolinase N-terminal domain-containing protein, with the protein MSGKNDYRLGIDVGGTNTDAAILDADLRCIATAKFPTSDDICSGIVRVIARVLALSGVRPRDIRYAMLGTTQCTNAIVERKGLNRVGLLRLSLPSSDGVPPLFDWSDEWHQTLGPHFYQLHGGYEFDGKEIHGVIFDEVMAACEKMRGEVDSVAVCGVFSPVNAAQELRVADWIGAALPDVSLSLSHRIGNIGLLERENATILNAALQRTARSFVDGFIQALSHYGIKATPFFGQNDGTLMSESTVKQYPILTMACGPTNSIRGACHLSGLDNALIIDVGGTTTDIGVLVNGFPRESAIAVEVGDIRTNFRMPDIVSIGIGGGTCVRQDSAGNITLGPDSVGYRLLQQGLSFGGDTLTLSDVAMQLDAGRWPAELTAALPVLDAALCRRAYREMIQRVEDAIDRMKSSAGSVAAVLVGGGSILLPDTLSGISRVIRPHNFDAANAVGVALGLVGTQIDKVVKMSEGDRDRIRLELQRQTVALAVQTGALPGSVAIIDYQEIPLAYLPGNAVQVKIKAAGRLA; encoded by the coding sequence ATGTCTGGGAAAAATGATTACCGCCTCGGCATTGACGTCGGCGGCACCAACACCGACGCCGCCATTCTGGATGCGGACCTTCGGTGCATCGCCACCGCCAAGTTCCCCACCAGCGATGATATCTGCAGCGGTATTGTACGGGTTATCGCCCGGGTGCTGGCGCTGTCCGGCGTTCGTCCGCGGGATATTCGTTATGCCATGCTTGGCACCACGCAATGCACCAATGCCATCGTCGAGCGAAAAGGGCTGAACCGGGTGGGGCTGCTAAGACTTAGCTTACCCAGCAGCGACGGCGTTCCTCCGCTGTTTGACTGGAGTGATGAGTGGCATCAAACTCTCGGTCCGCATTTCTATCAGCTTCATGGCGGCTATGAGTTCGACGGCAAAGAAATTCATGGCGTTATTTTTGACGAGGTGATGGCCGCCTGTGAAAAAATGCGCGGGGAGGTCGATAGCGTCGCCGTTTGCGGGGTGTTCTCTCCGGTGAACGCCGCCCAGGAACTGAGGGTCGCCGACTGGATAGGCGCCGCCCTGCCGGATGTTTCTCTGTCGCTGTCCCATCGAATCGGCAATATCGGCCTGCTGGAAAGAGAAAACGCCACTATTCTCAACGCCGCGCTACAGCGCACCGCCCGGAGTTTTGTCGATGGTTTTATCCAGGCGCTGTCCCATTATGGCATCAAGGCCACGCCCTTTTTCGGTCAAAACGACGGTACGCTGATGTCTGAAAGCACGGTCAAGCAGTATCCCATCCTGACGATGGCCTGCGGCCCGACCAACTCTATTCGCGGCGCCTGTCACCTGTCGGGGCTGGACAATGCCTTGATCATTGATGTCGGCGGCACCACCACGGATATCGGCGTACTGGTGAATGGCTTTCCGCGGGAGTCGGCCATTGCGGTGGAAGTGGGGGACATCCGCACCAACTTCAGAATGCCGGATATTGTTTCCATCGGCATCGGCGGCGGCACCTGCGTGCGTCAGGATAGCGCCGGCAATATCACTCTGGGCCCCGATAGCGTGGGCTACCGTCTGTTACAGCAGGGGCTGAGCTTTGGCGGCGACACCTTGACCTTAAGCGACGTGGCGATGCAACTGGATGCCGGCCGCTGGCCCGCGGAGCTTACCGCGGCGCTGCCGGTGCTGGATGCGGCGCTTTGCCGGCGGGCGTACCGGGAAATGATTCAGCGGGTCGAAGACGCCATTGACCGTATGAAATCATCTGCCGGCAGCGTTGCGGCCGTCTTGGTCGGCGGGGGAAGCATTCTGCTGCCGGATACCTTGTCCGGCATCAGCCGGGTGATCCGTCCGCACAACTTTGATGCCGCCAATGCCGTCGGCGTCGCCCTGGGGCTGGTGGGGACCCAGATCGATAAGGTGGTTAAAATGTCGGAAGGCGACCGCGACCGCATAAGGTTGGAGCTACAGCGGCAAACCGTCGCGCTGGCGGTGCAGACGGGCGCGCTGCCGGGCAGCGTGGCGATCATTGATTATCAGGAGATCCCGCTGGCTTACTTGCCGGGAAACGCGGTGCAGGTGAAGATAAAAGCGGCGGGGCGGCTGGCGTAA
- the lolA gene encoding outer membrane lipoprotein chaperone LolA translates to MKKWLVAGCLLSGIISTAARADAAGDLQGRLSKVNSFHASFSQTVTSADGAAVQEGEGELWLKRPNLFNWQTTSPDESVLVSDGKTLWFYNPFVEQVTATWLKDATGNTPFMLITRNDASDWRQYDVRQKGDDFELTPKSANGNLKQFAISVTASGTIKKFTATEQDGQRSTYELKNQQNGAVDSAKFTFTPPQGVALDDQRQ, encoded by the coding sequence ATGAAAAAGTGGTTGGTAGCCGGTTGTTTGCTGTCGGGAATAATATCAACGGCGGCGCGGGCCGACGCGGCCGGCGATCTGCAGGGCCGGCTCAGCAAAGTAAACAGTTTTCATGCCAGCTTCAGTCAGACGGTGACCAGCGCCGATGGCGCGGCGGTGCAGGAAGGGGAAGGGGAACTGTGGCTTAAACGCCCCAATTTATTTAACTGGCAAACCACATCGCCGGACGAAAGCGTGCTGGTGTCCGACGGCAAAACGCTGTGGTTTTACAACCCGTTTGTCGAGCAGGTTACCGCCACCTGGCTAAAAGATGCGACCGGCAATACGCCGTTTATGCTGATTACCCGCAACGACGCCAGCGACTGGCGTCAATATGATGTGCGGCAAAAAGGCGACGACTTTGAGCTAACGCCCAAGTCCGCCAACGGCAATCTCAAACAGTTCGCCATCAGCGTTACCGCCAGTGGCACCATCAAGAAGTTCACCGCCACGGAGCAGGACGGCCAGCGCAGTACCTATGAGCTGAAAAATCAGCAAAACGGCGCGGTTGATTCAGCAAAATTTACTTTTACTCCGCCGCAAGGCGTGGCGTTGGACGATCAGCGTCAGTGA
- a CDS encoding replication-associated recombination protein A translates to MSNLSLDFSRNEFQPLAARMRPATLEQYIGQQHLLGAGKPLPRAIEVGQLHSMILWGPPGTGKTTLAELIGHYGQADVERISAVTSGIKEIREAIERARQNRNAGRRTILFVDEVHRFNKSQQDAFLPHIEDGTITFIGATTENPSFELNSALLSRARVYLLKALTAEDIEQVLQQAMNDGERGYGGQNIVLPDDTRRMLAELVNGDARRALNSLEMMADMAEVDAQGVRTLTSALLKEVSGERSARFDNKGDRYYDLISALHKSVRGSAPDAALYWYARIITAGGDPLYVARRLLAIASEDVGNADPRGMQVAIAAWDCFTRVGPAEGERAIAQAIVYLACAPKSNAVYTAFKAAMRDARDQPDYDVPEHLRNAPTRLMKEIGLGAEYRYAHDEPNAYAAGENYFPPEMAAARYYIPSARGLEGKIGEKLAWLAAQDKNSPTKRYR, encoded by the coding sequence GTGAGTAATCTGTCACTTGATTTTTCCCGTAACGAATTCCAGCCGCTGGCCGCGCGTATGCGGCCGGCGACGCTGGAGCAGTATATCGGCCAGCAGCATCTTCTGGGCGCCGGCAAGCCTTTGCCGCGCGCGATTGAGGTCGGGCAACTCCACTCCATGATCCTGTGGGGGCCGCCGGGAACCGGGAAAACCACGCTGGCGGAATTAATCGGCCATTACGGGCAGGCCGACGTCGAGCGGATTTCGGCCGTTACCTCGGGAATAAAGGAAATTCGCGAAGCGATAGAGCGGGCGAGACAAAACCGCAATGCCGGACGCCGAACGATACTGTTCGTCGATGAAGTCCACCGCTTCAATAAAAGCCAGCAGGATGCGTTTTTGCCGCACATTGAAGACGGCACCATCACCTTTATCGGCGCGACCACCGAAAACCCTTCTTTCGAACTTAACTCGGCGCTGTTGTCCCGCGCCCGCGTCTATTTGCTGAAAGCGCTGACGGCGGAAGATATCGAACAGGTGCTGCAACAGGCCATGAATGACGGCGAGCGCGGATATGGCGGGCAAAATATCGTTTTGCCGGACGATACCCGGCGCATGCTGGCGGAGTTGGTCAACGGGGATGCCCGCCGGGCGCTGAACAGCCTGGAAATGATGGCGGACATGGCCGAGGTCGACGCGCAGGGCGTACGTACGTTAACCTCGGCCTTGCTTAAGGAAGTCTCCGGCGAACGCAGCGCGCGCTTTGATAACAAGGGCGACCGCTATTACGACCTGATTTCGGCGCTGCACAAGTCGGTAAGAGGCTCCGCACCTGATGCCGCGCTGTACTGGTATGCGCGCATCATCACCGCCGGGGGGGATCCGCTCTACGTTGCCCGTCGTCTGCTGGCGATTGCGTCCGAGGACGTCGGCAATGCCGATCCCCGGGGAATGCAGGTGGCGATCGCCGCCTGGGACTGCTTTACCCGCGTCGGTCCGGCGGAGGGCGAGCGGGCGATTGCGCAGGCGATCGTCTATCTGGCCTGCGCGCCGAAAAGCAACGCGGTTTACACCGCCTTTAAGGCCGCCATGCGGGATGCGCGCGACCAGCCCGATTATGATGTTCCCGAACATCTGCGTAATGCCCCGACCCGCCTGATGAAAGAGATAGGCCTGGGCGCGGAGTATCGCTACGCCCATGATGAGCCCAATGCCTACGCGGCCGGCGAGAACTATTTCCCGCCCGAAATGGCCGCTGCGCGCTATTACATCCCATCGGCGCGCGGACTTGAAGGTAAAATCGGCGAAAAGCTGGCCTGGCTTGCCGCCCAGGATAAAAATAGCCCGACAAAACGCTACCGCTGA
- the serS gene encoding serine--tRNA ligase — MLDPNLLRNELDAVAEKLQARRGFTLDVDTLRKQEERRKVLQVETENLQAERNSRSKEIGAAKARGEDIEPLRREVNALGEKLDAAKSELDRLQNEIRDVALTIPNLPDDSVPLGKDERDNQEVSRWGEPRRLDFPVRDHVELGEMADGVDFAAGAKLAGARFVVMKGQIARLHRALSQFMLDLHTQQHGYQEAYVPYLVNHATLYGTGQLPKFGEDLFHTKPLSEEADTSNYALIPTAEVPLTNLVRDEILDEAALPLKMTAHTPCFRSEAGSYGRDTRGLIRMHQFDKVELVQIVRPEDSMQALEELTTHAETVLQLLKLPYRKVLLCTGDMGFGSSKTYDLEVWLPAQDTYREISSCSNMWDFQARRMQARCRSKADKKTRLVHTLNGSGLAVGRTLVAVLENYQQADGRVEIPEVLRPYMGGVEFIG, encoded by the coding sequence ATGCTCGATCCCAATTTACTGCGTAATGAGCTAGACGCAGTCGCCGAAAAACTACAGGCTCGCAGAGGTTTTACACTGGATGTCGACACCCTGCGTAAGCAGGAAGAACGCCGTAAGGTATTACAGGTAGAAACCGAAAATCTACAGGCGGAACGTAATTCCCGATCGAAAGAGATCGGCGCGGCAAAAGCCCGCGGTGAGGATATCGAACCGTTGCGCCGTGAAGTCAACGCGTTGGGCGAGAAACTGGATGCGGCAAAATCCGAGCTGGACCGGCTGCAAAATGAAATCCGCGATGTGGCGCTGACGATCCCCAATTTGCCCGATGATTCCGTCCCCCTTGGCAAGGATGAACGCGACAACCAGGAGGTCAGCCGTTGGGGAGAACCCCGCAGGCTCGATTTCCCGGTACGTGACCATGTGGAGCTCGGCGAGATGGCCGACGGCGTTGATTTCGCCGCCGGGGCAAAATTGGCCGGCGCGCGTTTTGTGGTGATGAAAGGGCAGATAGCCCGCCTGCATCGCGCGCTCTCTCAGTTTATGCTGGATCTGCATACCCAGCAGCACGGCTACCAGGAGGCCTATGTTCCCTATCTGGTTAACCATGCGACCCTGTACGGCACCGGTCAACTGCCTAAATTCGGCGAAGACCTGTTTCATACCAAACCGCTAAGCGAGGAAGCGGATACCAGCAACTACGCACTGATCCCTACCGCAGAGGTTCCGCTGACCAATCTGGTACGCGACGAAATACTGGACGAAGCGGCGCTCCCGCTGAAAATGACGGCGCATACCCCATGTTTCCGTTCGGAAGCGGGCTCTTACGGCCGCGATACCCGCGGTTTGATCCGTATGCACCAGTTTGACAAGGTCGAACTGGTGCAGATTGTGCGTCCGGAAGACTCCATGCAGGCGCTGGAGGAGTTAACCACCCATGCTGAAACCGTACTGCAATTGCTGAAATTGCCGTACCGCAAAGTCCTGTTGTGTACCGGCGATATGGGATTTGGTTCCAGCAAGACCTACGATCTGGAAGTGTGGCTGCCGGCTCAGGACACCTACCGCGAGATCTCCTCCTGTTCCAATATGTGGGATTTCCAGGCGCGCCGCATGCAGGCCCGTTGCCGCAGCAAAGCGGATAAGAAAACCCGCCTGGTCCATACGTTGAATGGTTCGGGGCTGGCGGTAGGCCGCACCCTGGTGGCGGTGTTGGAAAACTATCAGCAGGCGGACGGCCGCGTCGAGATCCCCGAAGTTCTGCGTCCGTATATGGGCGGCGTGGAATTTATTGGCTGA
- a CDS encoding DUF917 domain-containing protein, which yields MVRYIDAKTIDDIALGAAVLGTGGGGDPFVGTLMVKHAMQQTKHIAILGLDEVKDDELLVPCSMIGATTVIVEKIMSARQIVQAIEIMEKTLARPISATFPIEVGGINSLIPFIAAAKKGLPVIDCDAMGRAFPEAQMVTFFLDGLPSAPNTLADEKGNSVILNPIDGIWSERLSRAITEQMGAACAMCDYALSGRQLKQSAIKGTLTLAENIGKTVRQAHRSGSNAVQALLPLLHAHIIAAGKIIDVDRRTTGGFARGKVVLEGIGDSRGERFTVLFQNELLLAYRSSEAAAPTQDNLLAVVPDLISILDGETGRPIITEQLRYGQRVAIIAYPCNEKWRTAKGLEVVGPGYFGYPVRYVPIEQLANR from the coding sequence ATGGTGCGTTACATTGACGCTAAAACGATTGATGATATTGCGTTAGGCGCGGCGGTGCTCGGGACCGGTGGGGGCGGCGATCCTTTTGTCGGCACGTTAATGGTGAAACATGCTATGCAGCAGACAAAGCATATCGCCATCCTCGGTTTGGACGAAGTAAAAGACGATGAGTTGTTAGTGCCCTGTAGCATGATCGGGGCCACCACGGTCATTGTCGAGAAGATCATGTCCGCACGCCAGATTGTGCAGGCGATTGAAATCATGGAAAAAACGCTGGCGCGGCCGATCTCGGCAACTTTTCCCATTGAAGTCGGCGGTATTAATTCGTTGATACCCTTTATCGCCGCGGCAAAAAAAGGCTTACCGGTCATTGACTGCGATGCGATGGGGAGAGCATTTCCGGAAGCGCAGATGGTGACGTTTTTTCTCGATGGTTTACCCTCGGCGCCCAATACGCTGGCCGATGAGAAAGGCAATTCGGTGATCCTGAATCCTATCGACGGTATCTGGTCCGAGCGTTTATCCCGGGCTATCACCGAGCAGATGGGGGCCGCCTGCGCCATGTGCGACTACGCGTTAAGCGGCAGGCAACTGAAGCAGAGCGCGATTAAAGGAACCCTGACGCTGGCTGAAAATATTGGCAAAACCGTACGTCAGGCTCACCGCTCGGGAAGCAACGCGGTTCAGGCCTTACTTCCGCTATTGCATGCGCACATTATTGCCGCGGGAAAAATCATTGACGTCGACCGCCGCACCACCGGCGGCTTTGCCCGCGGCAAGGTAGTGCTTGAAGGCATCGGCGACTCGAGGGGCGAGAGGTTTACCGTGCTTTTTCAGAATGAACTTTTGCTGGCTTATCGCTCCTCCGAGGCCGCCGCGCCCACCCAGGATAATCTGCTGGCCGTGGTGCCGGATTTGATCTCCATACTGGACGGTGAAACCGGGCGTCCCATCATTACCGAGCAGTTACGTTACGGGCAGCGAGTGGCGATTATTGCCTATCCGTGTAATGAAAAGTGGCGCACGGCTAAAGGGCTGGAGGTTGTCGGACCGGGTTATTTTGGTTATCCGGTACGCTATGTGCCAATCGAGCAGCTTGCGAATCGCTGA
- the pflA gene encoding pyruvate formate lyase 1-activating protein — translation MSVIGRIHSFESCGTVDGPGIRFIVFFQGCLMRCLYCHNRDTWDTHGGKEIMVEELMKEVVTYRHFMNASGGGVTASGGEAILQAEFVRDWFRACHQEGINTCLDTNGFVRRYDPVIDELLDVSDLVMLDLKQINDDVHQNLVGVSNHRTLDFARYLAKRNQRTWIRYVVVPGWSDDDKSAHLLGEFTKDMSNIEKIELLPYHELGKHKWIAMGEEYKLDGVKPPKAETMDRVKSILEGYGHKVMY, via the coding sequence ATGTCAGTAATCGGTCGCATCCACTCTTTCGAATCCTGCGGAACCGTCGACGGTCCGGGGATTCGCTTTATCGTTTTTTTTCAAGGCTGTCTGATGCGCTGCCTGTACTGCCACAATCGAGATACCTGGGACACGCACGGCGGTAAGGAAATTATGGTGGAAGAGTTGATGAAGGAAGTGGTGACCTACCGCCATTTTATGAACGCCTCCGGCGGCGGCGTCACCGCCTCGGGCGGAGAAGCGATTTTACAGGCCGAATTCGTACGCGACTGGTTCCGCGCCTGTCATCAGGAAGGCATCAATACCTGTCTTGATACCAACGGATTTGTGCGCCGTTACGATCCGGTGATTGATGAACTGCTGGACGTGAGCGATCTGGTGATGCTCGATCTGAAGCAGATAAATGATGACGTACACCAGAACCTGGTCGGCGTATCCAATCATCGCACGCTCGACTTTGCCCGCTATCTGGCCAAACGCAACCAGCGCACCTGGATACGCTACGTGGTGGTTCCCGGCTGGTCCGACGATGATAAATCCGCGCATTTGCTCGGCGAGTTCACCAAAGACATGTCGAATATCGAAAAAATCGAACTGCTTCCCTATCACGAACTCGGTAAGCATAAGTGGATAGCCATGGGCGAAGAATACAAACTGGACGGCGTGAAACCGCCAAAAGCGGAGACCATGGATCGCGTGAAGTCCATTCTTGAAGGCTACGGCCATAAAGTGATGTACTGA
- a CDS encoding LysR family transcriptional regulator: MRLDKLEIRWLKLFCKIVEKQGITNAQGATGLSQPILSHYLSRLEDTLGLVLCERGRGGFSLTPEGEVVYQEAKEVIATLDDFANRLAHIKHQLIGKVRIGCLDNTVTHPAQVTSNAIAKLYGQSEQATIELEIGDYTPLMERLKNGQLDIVLSVLPDDVPPDIFFQPVFIEHSNFYTSSGNADRIEQEWRNGTLDPRRLLIGGHALHEISKQLGPVAKQGLQNTAWHLESSILLLLAGTHTGFLPDHYAAPWVARGKLTPIAPDSLGLTSIFYLIRNAKQRLSPVAEALWNNMVEAGESSLAGLQP, from the coding sequence ATGCGCTTGGATAAACTGGAGATTCGTTGGTTAAAACTTTTTTGCAAAATAGTTGAAAAACAAGGAATTACAAATGCCCAAGGAGCGACAGGATTAAGCCAGCCAATACTCAGCCACTATCTTTCACGCCTTGAAGACACGTTGGGGCTGGTGCTCTGTGAACGGGGCCGGGGTGGTTTCTCTTTAACCCCCGAAGGAGAAGTCGTCTATCAGGAAGCCAAGGAGGTTATTGCCACGCTGGATGATTTTGCCAATCGCTTGGCACATATCAAGCATCAACTGATTGGCAAAGTTCGCATTGGCTGTCTGGACAATACCGTAACACACCCGGCACAGGTCACCTCAAACGCCATCGCCAAACTTTATGGCCAAAGTGAGCAAGCGACGATTGAACTGGAGATCGGCGATTATACCCCGCTAATGGAACGACTAAAAAACGGCCAATTAGATATCGTCCTCAGCGTATTACCTGACGATGTTCCGCCTGATATCTTTTTTCAGCCGGTGTTCATTGAACACAGTAATTTTTATACGTCATCAGGAAATGCGGACAGAATCGAGCAGGAATGGCGAAACGGCACACTTGATCCGCGCCGATTACTGATTGGCGGACATGCGCTGCATGAAATCAGCAAACAGTTAGGACCGGTCGCCAAACAGGGATTACAAAATACGGCATGGCATCTTGAAAGCAGCATATTACTGCTATTGGCAGGAACGCATACGGGTTTTCTTCCCGACCACTATGCCGCTCCCTGGGTGGCGCGGGGAAAGCTTACGCCTATTGCACCGGACTCGCTTGGCCTTACCAGTATCTTTTATCTTATCAGAAATGCCAAACAGCGGTTAAGCCCCGTTGCCGAGGCCTTGTGGAATAATATGGTCGAAGCCGGTGAGAGTTCGCTGGCCGGTTTGCAGCCATAA
- a CDS encoding cytosine permease: protein MSQGETVPEDKPQARQIYDYEYEAVPPEARKRWYVIALIWLAVGIDISGLFLGAFLSSGMPFIPAVSATLIGSALLGILAALCANVGYGCGLSTTLLSISVFGRLGGKLIGIFSAVSLLGWFAFQLDFFGVMLQKALMHYQLEPGRLPILLFGMALMTFTAIWGVRALGKLSAFSVPLMLILIITGIVLAAASHSTAPVIIIKTPLGMGTAISYVVSIWIVSAVMSPDIARYAKTRKDAFLGAGLGFGFGNSVTILVALVLTHLIGSEDLVEVFLSIGLGLSAILVLIFAQWTTNSSNLISASLGLSVVVRVLSRPVLVVLLAIAGLLLAYNGMINNFTQFLSLLGVLISPIAGVYLAEYYFFDSEHLRQDVSQSPALNLAAALAWLCGSVVSVLTSPDFFDAFTISSISALDGVIISMAVYLIMHKIFPRLAG, encoded by the coding sequence ATGTCTCAAGGGGAAACCGTGCCAGAAGATAAACCTCAGGCCCGGCAAATTTATGACTATGAATATGAAGCCGTACCGCCCGAGGCCCGCAAGCGCTGGTATGTCATTGCCCTGATATGGCTGGCGGTTGGTATTGATATTTCGGGGTTGTTTCTCGGCGCTTTTTTAAGCTCCGGGATGCCTTTTATACCGGCGGTCAGCGCCACGCTAATTGGTTCGGCCCTGCTGGGAATACTGGCGGCATTATGCGCCAACGTCGGATATGGCTGCGGGCTATCCACCACCTTACTTAGTATCTCGGTATTTGGCCGCCTTGGCGGTAAACTGATTGGTATTTTCTCCGCCGTTTCCCTGCTGGGATGGTTTGCTTTTCAGCTCGACTTCTTCGGTGTAATGCTGCAAAAAGCGTTGATGCACTATCAATTAGAACCCGGCCGCTTACCCATACTGTTATTCGGTATGGCGCTGATGACCTTTACCGCTATTTGGGGCGTCAGGGCGCTGGGAAAACTGAGCGCATTCAGCGTGCCGCTTATGTTGATATTAATTATCACCGGCATAGTGCTGGCTGCCGCCAGTCATTCAACCGCACCGGTAATAATAATCAAAACCCCTCTCGGGATGGGTACCGCCATCTCCTATGTTGTCTCCATCTGGATCGTTTCCGCGGTGATGTCCCCGGATATCGCGCGTTATGCTAAAACTCGCAAGGATGCGTTTCTTGGTGCCGGTTTGGGGTTTGGTTTCGGTAATAGCGTTACGATACTGGTGGCATTGGTATTGACTCATCTGATCGGCAGCGAGGATCTGGTCGAAGTCTTTTTGAGCATCGGTCTGGGATTGTCAGCTATTCTGGTGCTCATTTTTGCCCAGTGGACAACCAATAGTTCTAATCTTATCTCTGCATCCCTGGGACTGTCTGTCGTGGTCAGAGTGTTGTCCCGACCGGTGTTGGTCGTTCTGCTGGCGATTGCCGGGTTGTTATTGGCCTACAACGGCATGATTAATAACTTTACGCAATTCCTGTCACTGCTAGGCGTATTGATTTCTCCTATCGCTGGCGTCTATCTCGCCGAGTACTATTTTTTTGACTCCGAACATCTGCGACAGGATGTATCACAATCTCCGGCACTTAACCTGGCTGCGGCTCTAGCTTGGCTGTGTGGCAGCGTGGTTAGCGTATTAACGTCCCCGGATTTTTTTGACGCATTTACCATAAGCTCCATTTCCGCTCTGGATGGCGTGATAATCAGTATGGCGGTTTATCTTATCATGCATAAAATTTTTCCGCGGCTGGCAGGCTAA